From the Nocardiopsis changdeensis genome, one window contains:
- a CDS encoding BTAD domain-containing putative transcriptional regulator produces MRFRLLGPLAVETTDGRPVQVPELKVRRLLAVLLTGEGRAIPADRLIDELWGDTPPARPLPALRAKVSQLRRAFDEAEPGGRDLVVSMASGYRLAVGPDDTDTDRFRQLMERARATGEPRMRSVLLSDALALWRGPALADFADEPFARPVVANLEEQRLSALEEHAQTRLDLGEHHRLIGDLAALVDEHPLRERARALHMLALYRSGRGSEALESYADVDRLLREELGLDPGVELVTLHQRILTQDPALLPSDARSDTPRRRSNLTAPVSDLIGRADLIERLREVVRAERLVTLTGPGGIGKSRLALELARSMVDVFPAGVWSVEAEAGRSANPGGESSAARVVQAIADSLELRDPLPAGAGEDLFHRVADALRPSRALLVLDGCERVLDGVADLVERLLGEVPELHVLTTSQEPLGIVGEWLHVVPPLEVPDPGTDAAAARTAGAVELFVRRAAASSPGFELTDDNVGPVTAICHRLDGVPLALELAATRVRGLGVHMVAERLDDRFRLLTGSPRRTPARQRTLRATMDWSWDLLSAAERRVLRRLAVHADGCALAGAEAVCAGPDVSADEVVDVLGRLISRSLVVMTEEETGPRYRLLESVALYCDERLAEAGEDGEVAARHARYYTELAERASSFLYGPEQRTWLRRLDTETANLRLALDTARLTGEGDLLLRLVRAQLWYWYLRGRIQECRRALDAVLSGPGPLPPGVRERMSVWADGLAVLSGAGPEPAALVHESLAACERVSGPVDAARARWFVSIVLFTVGENGLGAELVEPALVDFRAHGDRWGAAAVLAQRTWFSLVAGDYTAAARDGEQSMALFTELGDRWGQVQAGDALATLAEALGDHASAERRHREGLRVAEELGLWHDVSWKLSGLGRAALLTGDHAAAREYHLRAVRVAEEHSDRAGLIYAEIGLALGARREGALDEAEHRLSGLHRRLDGQGGVVLAQVLSEWGFVAEARGDAGTALRRHREGWAVARREGDPRAMASALEGMAAACALAGRHAHTARLLGAAGALREGLGVAPPAAERADADRAGQAAVAALGADAVEREMGAGAESDPEDLVARAAGPGAPGDAAP; encoded by the coding sequence ATGCGATTCCGCCTTCTCGGGCCGCTGGCCGTGGAGACGACGGACGGCCGCCCCGTCCAGGTGCCCGAACTCAAGGTCCGCAGGCTCCTGGCCGTACTGCTCACCGGCGAGGGGCGGGCGATCCCCGCCGACCGGCTCATCGACGAACTGTGGGGGGACACCCCGCCCGCCCGGCCGCTCCCGGCCCTGCGGGCCAAGGTGTCCCAGCTCCGCCGGGCCTTCGACGAGGCCGAGCCCGGCGGCCGGGACCTCGTCGTGTCCATGGCCTCCGGCTACCGGCTCGCCGTCGGACCCGACGACACCGACACCGACCGGTTCCGCCAGCTCATGGAGCGGGCCCGCGCCACCGGCGAGCCCCGCATGCGGTCCGTCCTGCTCTCCGACGCCCTCGCCCTGTGGCGGGGCCCGGCGCTCGCCGACTTCGCCGACGAGCCCTTCGCCCGGCCGGTGGTCGCCAACCTGGAGGAGCAGCGCCTGTCGGCGCTGGAGGAGCACGCGCAGACCCGCCTGGACCTGGGCGAGCACCACCGGCTCATCGGGGATCTGGCCGCGCTCGTGGACGAGCACCCCCTGCGCGAGCGCGCCCGCGCCCTCCACATGCTCGCCCTGTACCGGTCCGGCCGGGGCTCCGAGGCGCTGGAGAGCTACGCCGACGTGGACCGACTCCTGCGCGAGGAACTGGGGCTGGACCCGGGGGTCGAACTCGTCACCCTGCACCAGAGGATCCTCACCCAGGACCCCGCCCTCCTGCCGTCGGACGCCCGTTCCGACACCCCCCGGCGCAGGTCCAACCTGACGGCCCCGGTCAGCGACCTGATCGGACGCGCGGACCTGATCGAGCGCCTGCGCGAGGTGGTCCGCGCCGAGCGCCTGGTCACCCTCACCGGCCCCGGGGGGATCGGCAAGTCCCGCCTCGCGCTCGAACTCGCGCGGAGCATGGTCGACGTCTTCCCCGCCGGGGTCTGGTCGGTGGAGGCCGAGGCGGGCCGGTCCGCGAACCCCGGCGGGGAGTCCTCCGCCGCCCGGGTCGTCCAGGCCATCGCCGACTCCCTCGAACTGCGCGACCCGCTCCCGGCCGGGGCGGGCGAGGACCTGTTCCACCGGGTGGCCGACGCCCTGCGCCCGTCCCGCGCCCTGCTGGTCCTGGACGGCTGCGAGCGCGTCCTGGACGGGGTCGCCGACCTCGTCGAGCGCCTGTTGGGCGAGGTCCCCGAACTGCACGTCCTCACCACCAGCCAGGAGCCCCTGGGCATCGTCGGCGAGTGGCTGCACGTCGTCCCCCCGCTGGAGGTGCCCGACCCCGGCACGGACGCGGCGGCCGCGCGCACCGCCGGGGCGGTCGAGCTGTTCGTCCGCCGCGCCGCCGCCTCCTCGCCCGGGTTCGAGCTGACCGACGACAACGTCGGTCCGGTGACCGCCATCTGCCACCGCCTCGACGGGGTCCCCCTGGCCCTGGAACTGGCCGCCACGCGCGTGCGCGGCCTGGGGGTGCACATGGTCGCCGAACGGCTGGACGACCGCTTCCGGCTGCTCACCGGAAGCCCCCGCCGCACCCCGGCCCGGCAGCGCACCCTGCGCGCCACCATGGACTGGAGCTGGGACCTGCTCTCGGCCGCCGAGCGCCGGGTGCTGCGCCGCCTGGCCGTGCACGCCGACGGGTGCGCGCTGGCCGGCGCCGAGGCCGTCTGCGCCGGCCCGGACGTGTCGGCGGACGAGGTCGTGGACGTCCTGGGGAGGCTGATCTCCCGCTCCCTGGTCGTCATGACGGAGGAGGAGACCGGGCCGCGGTACCGCCTCCTGGAGTCGGTCGCCCTCTACTGCGACGAGCGCCTGGCCGAGGCCGGGGAGGACGGGGAGGTCGCCGCCCGGCATGCCCGGTACTACACCGAACTGGCCGAGCGCGCCTCCTCCTTCCTGTACGGGCCCGAGCAGCGCACCTGGCTGCGCCGCCTGGACACCGAGACCGCGAACCTGAGGCTCGCCCTGGACACGGCCCGGCTCACCGGCGAGGGCGACCTGCTCCTGCGCCTGGTCCGGGCCCAGCTCTGGTACTGGTATCTGCGCGGCCGGATCCAGGAGTGCCGCAGGGCCCTGGACGCCGTCCTGTCCGGGCCGGGGCCGTTGCCGCCGGGCGTGCGGGAGCGCATGTCGGTGTGGGCGGACGGCCTGGCGGTCCTCTCCGGCGCCGGGCCCGAACCGGCCGCGCTCGTCCACGAGAGCCTCGCGGCGTGCGAACGGGTCTCCGGCCCCGTGGACGCGGCCCGGGCCCGCTGGTTCGTCTCCATCGTGCTGTTCACGGTGGGCGAGAACGGGCTGGGCGCCGAACTGGTGGAGCCTGCGCTGGTCGACTTCCGCGCGCACGGCGACCGCTGGGGCGCCGCGGCCGTCCTGGCCCAGCGCACCTGGTTCTCCCTGGTGGCCGGGGACTACACCGCGGCCGCCCGCGACGGCGAACAGAGCATGGCGCTGTTCACGGAGCTGGGCGACCGCTGGGGGCAGGTCCAGGCGGGCGACGCCCTGGCGACCCTGGCCGAGGCCCTGGGCGACCACGCCTCGGCCGAGCGCCGCCACCGCGAGGGGCTGCGCGTGGCGGAGGAGCTGGGGCTGTGGCACGACGTCTCGTGGAAGCTCTCCGGGCTGGGGCGGGCCGCCCTGCTCACCGGGGACCACGCCGCGGCGCGCGAGTACCACCTGCGCGCGGTGCGCGTCGCGGAGGAGCACTCGGACCGGGCCGGGCTGATCTACGCGGAGATCGGACTGGCCCTGGGCGCGCGCCGGGAGGGGGCGCTGGACGAGGCGGAGCACCGCCTGAGCGGACTCCACCGGCGGCTGGACGGCCAGGGCGGGGTCGTGCTCGCGCAGGTCCTGAGCGAATGGGGCTTCGTCGCCGAGGCGCGCGGCGACGCCGGCACCGCGCTGCGCCGCCACCGGGAGGGCTGGGCGGTGGCCCGCCGGGAGGGGGACCCCCGGGCGATGGCGTCCGCGCTGGAGGGGATGGCCGCCGCCTGCGCCCTCGCGGGCCGGCACGCGCACACCGCCCGGCTGCTCGGCGCGGCCGGGGCCCTCCGCGAGGGGCTGGGCGTCGCGCCGCCCGCCGCCGAGCGCGCCGACGCCGACCGGGCCGGACAGGCCGCGGTCGCCGCCCTGGGGGCGGACGCCGTGGAACGGGAGATGGGCGCGGGCGCGGAGTCCGACCCCGAGGACCTGGTCGCGCGGGCCGCGGGCCCCGGGGCCCCGGGGGACGCCGCGCCCTGA
- the rfbA gene encoding glucose-1-phosphate thymidylyltransferase RfbA yields the protein MKGIILAGGSGTRLHPITKGVSKQLLPVYDKPMIYYPLSVLMLTGLREILIISTPEDLPGFRRLLGDGSDLGLSLDYAEQTHPCGLPDAFRIGARHVGADRVALILGDNIFHGWGLSDLLVEQAAAVDGCTLFGYRVSDPERYGVGETDASGRLVSLEEKPSRPRSNRAITGLYFYDNDVLEIARDLRPSARGELEITDVNRAYLEQGRARLVELGRGFAWLDTGTHDALLQAGEFVRILEQRQGVRIACVEEVALRMGLIDAGSCRRLGEAQATTGYGRYIMDVADEYEASALPDAEPGAVTWAGVR from the coding sequence GTGAAGGGGATCATCCTCGCGGGCGGCAGCGGAACACGGCTGCACCCGATCACCAAGGGAGTCTCCAAGCAGCTCCTGCCGGTGTACGACAAACCGATGATCTACTACCCGCTGTCGGTGCTGATGCTGACCGGCCTGCGGGAGATCCTGATCATCTCCACCCCCGAGGACCTGCCCGGGTTCCGGCGCCTCCTGGGCGACGGCTCCGACCTGGGACTGAGCCTGGACTACGCGGAGCAGACGCACCCGTGCGGGCTTCCCGACGCCTTCCGCATCGGGGCGCGGCACGTGGGGGCGGACCGGGTCGCGCTCATCCTCGGCGACAACATCTTCCACGGCTGGGGCCTCTCCGACCTGCTGGTGGAACAGGCGGCGGCGGTGGACGGCTGCACGCTGTTCGGCTACCGCGTCTCCGACCCCGAACGCTACGGGGTCGGGGAGACCGACGCCTCGGGGCGGCTGGTCTCCCTGGAGGAGAAACCGAGCCGCCCGCGGTCCAACCGGGCGATCACCGGCCTGTACTTCTACGACAACGACGTGCTGGAGATCGCCCGCGACCTGCGGCCCTCGGCGCGCGGGGAGCTGGAGATCACCGACGTCAACCGCGCCTACCTGGAGCAGGGGCGCGCCCGCCTGGTCGAGCTCGGCCGGGGGTTCGCCTGGCTGGACACCGGCACCCACGACGCCCTCCTCCAGGCGGGCGAGTTCGTGCGCATCCTGGAACAGCGCCAGGGCGTCCGGATCGCCTGCGTGGAGGAGGTCGCCCTGCGGATGGGGCTGATCGACGCCGGGAGCTGCCGCCGCCTGGGCGAGGCGCAGGCGACGACCGGCTACGGGCGCTACATCATGGACGTCGCCGACGAGTACGAGGCGAGCGCCCTGCCGGACGCCGAACCCGGCGCCGTGACCTGGGCGGGTGTCCGATGA
- a CDS encoding NDP-hexose 2,3-dehydratase family protein produces MTPPGTAPAAPRPVAPRWRSDRSAAARLRRSAAVVSTPGHPDGVAGVLDWIAERARSGGFGVDRIPFDAMGEWGFDPATGDLVHRTGRFFAVRGLRVCSGTGPADVRHQPVIDQPEVGVLGILAQEIDGVLHLLMQAKMEPGNPDPVQLSPTVQATRSNLSRAHGGRTVRYLEYFLDPGEGRVLADVLQSEHGDWFLRKSNRNMIVEVPAGHPVPEHPDFRWMSLGALGRLLRLDGVVNMDARSVLACAPAHPGAPDALHTDTDLRSWFVGERSLTPLRADPVPLAGLPGWHRGADRIHREDGLGFEVVAVGVRAGSREVARWSQPLLRPVGERVAAFLTRRFGGVPHLLVRARPEGGLPGGVELGPTVQGAPGDPDPFEGRSPFLDAVLSAHGDAVLYRAVHTEEGGRFLDSHGVYTVVRDDTAPADPPPGHRWATPAQLGELLRHGHYVNVQARTLLSCVVTGAVRL; encoded by the coding sequence ATGACGCCGCCCGGGACCGCGCCCGCCGCCCCGCGCCCGGTGGCGCCGAGGTGGCGTTCGGACCGCTCCGCCGCCGCGCGCCTGCGCCGCTCCGCGGCCGTCGTGTCGACCCCCGGGCACCCCGACGGGGTCGCCGGGGTCCTGGACTGGATCGCCGAGCGGGCCCGCTCCGGCGGCTTCGGCGTGGACCGGATCCCGTTCGACGCGATGGGAGAGTGGGGGTTCGACCCGGCGACGGGCGACCTCGTCCACCGCACCGGGCGCTTCTTCGCCGTACGCGGTCTGCGCGTGTGCTCCGGCACCGGCCCCGCGGACGTGCGGCACCAGCCCGTCATCGACCAGCCCGAGGTCGGGGTGCTGGGCATCCTCGCCCAAGAGATCGACGGCGTCCTGCACCTCCTGATGCAGGCCAAGATGGAGCCGGGCAACCCCGACCCCGTCCAGCTGTCCCCCACCGTCCAGGCCACCCGCAGCAACCTCTCCCGGGCCCACGGCGGCCGCACGGTCCGCTACCTGGAGTACTTCCTGGACCCCGGCGAGGGCCGGGTCCTGGCCGACGTCCTGCAGTCCGAGCACGGCGACTGGTTCCTGCGCAAGAGCAACCGCAACATGATCGTGGAGGTCCCCGCCGGCCACCCGGTCCCCGAGCACCCGGACTTCCGGTGGATGAGCCTGGGCGCCCTGGGACGGCTGCTGCGCCTGGACGGCGTCGTCAACATGGACGCCCGCAGCGTGCTGGCCTGCGCCCCCGCCCATCCCGGCGCCCCCGACGCCCTGCACACCGACACGGACCTGCGGTCGTGGTTCGTCGGCGAGCGCTCGCTGACGCCGCTGCGCGCCGACCCGGTGCCCCTGGCCGGGCTGCCCGGCTGGCACCGCGGCGCCGACCGGATCCACCGCGAGGACGGCCTCGGCTTCGAGGTCGTCGCGGTCGGGGTCCGGGCGGGCTCGCGGGAGGTCGCCCGGTGGAGCCAGCCCCTGCTGCGCCCGGTGGGGGAGCGGGTGGCGGCCTTCCTCACCCGGCGGTTCGGGGGCGTGCCGCACCTGCTGGTGCGCGCCCGCCCCGAGGGGGGCCTGCCGGGCGGGGTCGAGCTCGGCCCGACGGTCCAGGGCGCGCCCGGGGACCCCGACCCCTTCGAGGGGCGCTCCCCCTTCCTGGACGCCGTCCTGTCCGCACACGGCGACGCGGTGCTCTACCGGGCCGTGCACACCGAGGAGGGCGGCCGGTTCCTCGACTCCCACGGCGTCTACACGGTGGTGCGCGACGACACCGCCCCGGCGGACCCGCCGCCGGGGCACCGGTGGGCCACCCCCGCCCAGCTCGGGGAGCTGCTCCGGCACGGCCACTACGTGAACGTGCAGGCGCGCACCCTGCTGTCCTGCGTCGTCACCGGCGCGGTGCGGCTGTGA
- a CDS encoding anthranilate synthase family protein — protein MSGTRPYGGHDPFAAVLSGDAPAFALLYRPETSPGEVEVLTGETAVHDTLADLPLEGARADGGDGERHDLLVAVPYRQIRERGFDHIDDGAPLVALRVTGQGRMPLAEVCERVPDPGITLSGGAFDVDDDAYAEAVRRVVTDEIGRGEGANFVLKRSFTTRIDGFDRTRALALFRRLLEHESGTYWTFVLYTPEGTFVGATPERHVSVRDGTATMNPISGTYRYPPSGPSLEGVLGFLDDGKETDELYMVVDEELKMMARICDAGVRVHGPRLKEMARLAHTEYLIEGRCDRDPREVLRETAFAPTVTGSPLENACRVIARYEGRGRGHYSGALALIGRDRHGRTTLDSAIMIRTAEISPCGGTRVSVGATLVRHSDPASEVAETHAKVAGVLGALKGGRPRSMNEDPRVREALRARNTRVSDFWLGAGRPPVRSWEGLSVLVVDAEDTFTAMLAHQLESIGPSVAVRPFAEDVDLGGYDLVVLGPGPGDPRDASHPKIARLRAATRTLLESRRPFLAVCLSHQVLCLELGLEVAPRAVPNQGAQHVIDLFGRRERVGFYNTFAARCAEDKVACAGIGAVEVSRDAETGEVHALRGPWFGSLQFHAESLLTQDGVAILSRVVGDALEG, from the coding sequence ATGAGCGGCACCCGGCCGTACGGCGGCCACGACCCGTTCGCCGCGGTCCTGTCCGGCGACGCGCCCGCCTTCGCACTGCTCTACCGGCCCGAGACCTCGCCGGGCGAGGTCGAGGTGCTCACGGGCGAGACCGCCGTCCACGACACCCTGGCCGACCTGCCGCTGGAGGGGGCCCGCGCGGACGGCGGGGACGGGGAGCGGCACGACCTGCTGGTGGCCGTCCCCTACCGGCAGATCCGCGAGCGCGGTTTCGACCACATCGACGACGGCGCCCCCCTGGTCGCGCTCCGGGTCACCGGACAGGGGAGGATGCCGCTGGCGGAGGTGTGCGAGCGCGTCCCCGACCCGGGGATCACCCTGTCGGGCGGCGCCTTCGACGTGGACGACGACGCCTACGCCGAGGCCGTGCGCCGGGTCGTCACCGACGAGATCGGACGGGGCGAGGGCGCCAACTTCGTCCTGAAGCGGTCCTTCACCACCCGGATCGACGGCTTCGACCGCACCCGCGCGCTCGCCCTGTTCCGGCGGCTGCTGGAGCACGAGTCCGGCACGTACTGGACGTTCGTCCTGTACACGCCCGAGGGCACCTTCGTCGGCGCCACCCCCGAACGGCACGTGAGCGTGCGGGACGGCACGGCGACCATGAACCCCATCAGCGGGACCTACCGATACCCGCCCTCCGGCCCGAGCCTGGAGGGCGTGCTCGGCTTCCTCGACGACGGCAAGGAGACCGACGAGCTGTACATGGTGGTGGACGAGGAACTGAAGATGATGGCCCGGATCTGCGACGCGGGGGTGCGGGTGCACGGCCCCCGCCTGAAGGAGATGGCGCGGCTCGCCCACACCGAGTACCTCATCGAGGGGCGGTGCGACCGGGATCCGCGGGAGGTGCTGCGCGAGACCGCGTTCGCGCCGACCGTCACCGGCAGTCCGCTGGAGAACGCCTGCCGGGTCATCGCCCGCTACGAGGGGCGGGGCCGGGGGCACTACAGCGGCGCGCTCGCGCTCATCGGCCGCGACCGGCACGGCCGGACCACGCTGGACTCGGCGATCATGATCCGCACCGCGGAGATCTCGCCCTGCGGCGGCACCCGCGTCTCCGTGGGCGCGACCCTGGTGCGCCATTCCGATCCCGCCTCCGAGGTCGCCGAGACCCACGCCAAGGTGGCCGGGGTGCTCGGGGCGCTCAAGGGCGGACGGCCGCGGAGCATGAACGAGGACCCCCGGGTCCGGGAGGCCCTCCGGGCGCGCAACACGCGGGTGTCCGACTTCTGGCTGGGCGCGGGGCGGCCCCCCGTGCGCTCCTGGGAGGGGCTGTCGGTCCTGGTCGTGGACGCCGAGGACACCTTCACCGCGATGCTGGCGCACCAGTTGGAGTCCATCGGGCCGTCGGTGGCCGTGCGGCCGTTCGCGGAGGACGTCGACCTCGGCGGGTACGACCTCGTGGTGCTGGGGCCGGGGCCGGGCGATCCGCGCGACGCCTCCCACCCCAAGATCGCCCGCCTGCGCGCGGCGACGCGGACCCTGCTGGAGTCCCGCCGCCCGTTCCTCGCCGTGTGCCTGAGCCATCAGGTCCTGTGCCTGGAGCTGGGCCTGGAGGTGGCGCCCAGGGCCGTCCCCAACCAGGGCGCCCAGCACGTGATCGACCTGTTCGGCCGGCGGGAGCGGGTCGGTTTCTACAACACGTTCGCCGCCCGCTGCGCGGAGGACAAGGTCGCGTGCGCGGGCATCGGCGCCGTGGAGGTCAGCCGGGACGCGGAGACCGGGGAGGTCCACGCCCTGCGGGGGCCGTGGTTCGGCTCGTTGCAGTTCCACGCCGAGTCCCTGCTCACGCAGGACGGCGTCGCGATCCTCTCCCGGGTGGTGGGGGACGCGCTGGAGGGGTGA
- a CDS encoding isochorismatase family protein — translation MPTIPPIRSYPLPGPDDLPAPLVDWEPRADRAVLLVHDMQKFFLRPFDDAPDLRKTLVEQCTRLRERCASLGIPVAYTAQPGRMTPPERGLLMDFWGPGMTGSPEDREVVAPLAPGPEDWMFTKWRYSAFHRSDLLGRMRALGRDQIIVCGVYAHVGVLMTAVDAYSNDIRVFLPADAVADFDAERHRWALEYTALRCGKVTLTDHLLAALAPAGGAGAGVGG, via the coding sequence ATGCCGACCATCCCACCGATCCGCTCCTACCCCCTGCCGGGGCCCGACGACCTTCCGGCCCCCCTCGTGGACTGGGAGCCGCGAGCGGACCGGGCCGTCCTGCTCGTCCACGACATGCAGAAGTTCTTCCTCCGCCCCTTCGACGACGCCCCCGACCTGCGCAAGACGCTCGTCGAGCAGTGCACCCGGCTGCGCGAGCGCTGCGCCTCCCTGGGGATCCCCGTCGCCTACACCGCCCAGCCCGGCCGGATGACCCCGCCGGAGCGCGGTCTGCTGATGGACTTCTGGGGGCCGGGGATGACCGGTTCCCCCGAGGACCGCGAGGTCGTCGCGCCCCTGGCGCCGGGCCCGGAGGACTGGATGTTCACCAAGTGGCGCTACAGCGCCTTCCACCGCTCCGACCTGCTGGGCAGGATGCGCGCCCTGGGACGGGACCAGATCATCGTCTGCGGCGTGTACGCGCACGTCGGCGTCCTGATGACCGCCGTGGACGCCTACAGCAACGACATCCGGGTGTTCCTGCCGGCCGACGCGGTCGCGGACTTCGACGCCGAACGCCACCGGTGGGCCCTGGAGTACACCGCCCTGCGCTGCGGGAAGGTCACCCTGACCGACCACCTGCTCGCCGCGCTGGCACCGGCGGGCGGGGCGGGCGCGGGGGTGGGCGGATGA
- a CDS encoding 2,3-dihydro-2,3-dihydroxybenzoate dehydrogenase codes for MQDMKDEVVLVTGAASGIGAAVARGAAERGAAVAVFDRDPAALDSVAGSLADAGLDVAAVAGDVRSPDDARRAVEAVRDRWGPPDHLVNAAGIMRPGPARDLSEADWDESLDVNAKGVFVMSRAVVGDMVARSRGSIVTVASNAAGTARAGMAAYAASKAAAEMFTKCLGLEVAGHGVRCNVVAPGSTDTPMLRALWRASGADPRGTLDGTPEAYRVGIPLRRIASPDDIADSVLFLLSDRAAHITMHTLTVDGGATLGT; via the coding sequence ATGCAGGACATGAAGGACGAAGTGGTGCTGGTGACCGGCGCCGCGAGCGGCATCGGCGCGGCCGTGGCACGGGGCGCAGCGGAGCGGGGGGCCGCGGTGGCGGTCTTCGACCGCGACCCCGCGGCCCTGGACTCGGTCGCCGGGAGCCTGGCCGACGCGGGCCTGGACGTCGCCGCGGTCGCGGGCGACGTGCGCTCGCCCGACGACGCCCGGCGGGCGGTGGAGGCCGTGCGGGACCGGTGGGGGCCGCCGGACCACCTGGTGAACGCGGCCGGGATCATGCGCCCGGGCCCCGCCCGGGACCTGTCCGAGGCCGACTGGGACGAGAGCCTGGACGTCAACGCCAAGGGCGTGTTCGTCATGTCCCGGGCCGTCGTCGGTGACATGGTCGCCCGCTCGCGCGGCTCCATCGTCACGGTGGCCTCCAACGCCGCCGGCACCGCCCGCGCCGGGATGGCGGCCTATGCCGCGTCCAAGGCCGCGGCCGAGATGTTCACCAAGTGCCTGGGGCTGGAGGTGGCCGGGCACGGCGTCCGCTGCAACGTCGTGGCGCCGGGGTCCACCGACACCCCCATGCTGCGCGCCCTGTGGCGGGCCTCGGGCGCCGACCCCCGGGGCACGCTCGACGGCACCCCGGAGGCGTACCGGGTGGGCATCCCGCTGCGGCGGATCGCCTCCCCCGACGACATCGCCGACTCGGTGCTCTTCCTGCTGTCCGACCGGGCGGCGCACATCACCATGCACACCCTGACCGTCGACGGCGGAGCCACCCTGGGCACCTGA